The proteins below are encoded in one region of Hordeum vulgare subsp. vulgare chromosome 3H, MorexV3_pseudomolecules_assembly, whole genome shotgun sequence:
- the LOC123439471 gene encoding uncharacterized protein LOC123439471 isoform X1 produces MLGWTAAACKSLQQGNELMPHGDCDPTVCRGPAMAPRQATSAPPAGPPEVSTTSSSTGSGRSATEARALRIHSEAERRRRERINAHLAALRRMIPDTKQKETSFALIRSSSNSDPPLFMSASGTSFMKKNIESSHKCSHFIRLFHPAILSIYDKTNKVGHCGTLLLCDLSGKCLFSSALQMDKAALLARVVDQVRHLKRRASEAAQQTPGLPPEADMVSVEFCCTGDTDDDDRRLYIKASVSCNDRPDLVAGLIQALHGLRLRTVRADVTSLGGRVQHVFTLCKEEDGEGSAAAGRAGLHSLKEAVRQALAKVASPELVYDSSSSSSNQFQLQTKRQRVLESHYSIMSI; encoded by the exons ATGCTTGGCTGGACGGCAGCGGCATGCAAATCTCTGCAACAAGGAAATGAGCTGATGCCGCACGGTGACTGTGACCCTACGGTGTGCAGAGGTCCGGCTATGGCGCCCCGGCAGGCCACCTCGGCGCCTCCGGCTGGGCCGCCGGAGGTGTCGACCACGTCCTCGTCCACGGGGTCGGGGAGGAGCGCGACGGAGGCGAGGGCCCTGAGGATCCACAGCGAGGCCGAGCGCCGGCGCCGGGAGAGGATCAACGCTCACCTGGCCGCGCTCAGGAGGATGATCCCTGATACCAAGCAG AAAGAAACTAGCTTTGCATTaataagaagttcaagcaattccgATCCACCTTTATTTATGTCAGCATCAGGCACGAGCTTTATGAAGAAGAACATTGAAAGCTCGCACAAGTGTTCACATTTCATCAGACTTTTTCACCCTGCAATTCTATCTATCTATGATAAGACAAATAAAGTAGGGCACTGCGGTACGCTGCTATTATGCGACTTGTCAGGAAAATGTCTCTTCTCTTCTGCATTGCAGATGGACAAGGCCGCCTTGCTAGCCAGGGTGGTGGACCAAGTGAGACACCTGAAGAGGAGAGCCAGCGAGGCCGCGCAGCAAACGCCGGGTCTCCCGCCGGAGGCCGACATGGTCTCCGTCGAATTCTGCTGCACCggggacaccgacgacgacgataGACGCCTCTACATTAAGGCGTCTGTCAGCTGCAACGACCGGCCGGACCTCGTGGCCGGGCTCATCCAGGCCCTCCATGGCCTGAGGCTGAGGACGGTGAGAGCGGACGTGACATCCCTAGGAGGACGGGTGCAGCATGTCTTCACGCTCTGCAAGGAGGAGGACGGGGAAGGCAGCGCAGCAGCAGGCCGTGCTGGACTGCATTCTCTCAAGGAGGCTGTGAGGCAGGCTCTGGCCAAGGTTGCTTCTCCAGAGCTGGTCTatgatagcagcagcagcagcagcaatcaGTTTCAGTTACAGACCAAGAGGCAGAGGGTTCTGGAGTCGCATTACTCAATCATGTCCATATAG
- the LOC123439471 gene encoding transcription factor bHLH51-like isoform X2, producing MLGWTAAACKSLQQGNELMPHGDCDPTVCRGPAMAPRQATSAPPAGPPEVSTTSSSTGSGRSATEARALRIHSEAERRRRERINAHLAALRRMIPDTKQMDKAALLARVVDQVRHLKRRASEAAQQTPGLPPEADMVSVEFCCTGDTDDDDRRLYIKASVSCNDRPDLVAGLIQALHGLRLRTVRADVTSLGGRVQHVFTLCKEEDGEGSAAAGRAGLHSLKEAVRQALAKVASPELVYDSSSSSSNQFQLQTKRQRVLESHYSIMSI from the exons ATGCTTGGCTGGACGGCAGCGGCATGCAAATCTCTGCAACAAGGAAATGAGCTGATGCCGCACGGTGACTGTGACCCTACGGTGTGCAGAGGTCCGGCTATGGCGCCCCGGCAGGCCACCTCGGCGCCTCCGGCTGGGCCGCCGGAGGTGTCGACCACGTCCTCGTCCACGGGGTCGGGGAGGAGCGCGACGGAGGCGAGGGCCCTGAGGATCCACAGCGAGGCCGAGCGCCGGCGCCGGGAGAGGATCAACGCTCACCTGGCCGCGCTCAGGAGGATGATCCCTGATACCAAGCAG ATGGACAAGGCCGCCTTGCTAGCCAGGGTGGTGGACCAAGTGAGACACCTGAAGAGGAGAGCCAGCGAGGCCGCGCAGCAAACGCCGGGTCTCCCGCCGGAGGCCGACATGGTCTCCGTCGAATTCTGCTGCACCggggacaccgacgacgacgataGACGCCTCTACATTAAGGCGTCTGTCAGCTGCAACGACCGGCCGGACCTCGTGGCCGGGCTCATCCAGGCCCTCCATGGCCTGAGGCTGAGGACGGTGAGAGCGGACGTGACATCCCTAGGAGGACGGGTGCAGCATGTCTTCACGCTCTGCAAGGAGGAGGACGGGGAAGGCAGCGCAGCAGCAGGCCGTGCTGGACTGCATTCTCTCAAGGAGGCTGTGAGGCAGGCTCTGGCCAAGGTTGCTTCTCCAGAGCTGGTCTatgatagcagcagcagcagcagcaatcaGTTTCAGTTACAGACCAAGAGGCAGAGGGTTCTGGAGTCGCATTACTCAATCATGTCCATATAG